In Fusarium fujikuroi IMI 58289 draft genome, chromosome FFUJ_chr08, one genomic interval encodes:
- a CDS encoding related to tetracycline resistance proteins, which yields MATVTQIDTRSETFELRSSPIPTREVVDETEPPHSLKPSIAELLKIISAGFSFFVAGVNDGSIGALVPHIIRDYNVTTAIVSSVYGANFMGWFFGAFSNTHLCQVLDLGSMLTLGAVLQVIAHALRSWKPPFPLFTITFWLASLGQAYQDTHGNTYVSGVKGSHRWLAFIHAMYMAGCLVGPFVATGVASAGSTSRWYLFYTFPLGIGVLNVAFVVYAFWDTLRLKRKQPSTERTLEADELPASKNDDAFSLIKDTLKNKNVWLISLFFFFFLGATLTASGWVVEYLVEVRNGDINQMGFVPAGFSGGSLLGRLFLVEPTHRFGVRPMIFAFTILSIGLQVLFWLVPNIIAASIAISLLGFFMGPYFATGISVGSKLFNPRIQSTALAFVFVFAQLGGCLFPIITGLVAASAGVSVLQPVLCALLVATSVSWLFVPMPKQGDNPTLHRE from the exons ATGGCGACAGTTACGCAGATCGATACGAGGTCAGAGACTTTTGAGCTTCGGAGCTCACCCATCCCGACGCGGGAGGTAGTCGATGAAACTGAACCTCCGCATTCATTGAAACCAAGTATCGCCGAACTACTCAAGATTATCAGCGCTGGATTCAGTTTCTTTGTCGCTGGCGTCAATGACGGAAGTATCGGTGCTTTAGTCCCTCACATCATTCGAGACTACAATGTCACAACGGCGATTGTCTCATCAGT TTACGGCGCGAACTTTATGGGTTGGTTCTTTGGCGCCTTCTCCAACACTCACCTTTGCCAAGTCCTCGACCTCGGATCGATGCTCACGCTGGGCGCCGTTCTGCAAGTCATCGCGCACGCGCTCCGGTCATGGAAGCCACCATTTCCGCTCTTCACCATTACATTCTGGCTCGCGAGCCTGGGTCAAGCATACCAAGATACACACGGGAACACATATGTCTCTGGAGTGAAGGGCTCTCATCGGTGGCTGGCGTTCATTCACGCGATGTACATGGCTGGATGTCTTGTCGGACCTTTCGTCGCGACGGGTGTTGCTTCTGCGGGGAGTACGTCGAGATGGTACTTGTTCTACACATTTCCACTCGGTATTGGTGTTCTGAATGTCGCTTTCGTGGTATACGCGTTTTGGGATACTCTGAGATTGAAGAGAAAGCAGCCGTCGACTGAACGAACCCTCGAGGCTGATGAGTTGCCTGCATCTAAAAATGATGATGCATTCTCGTTGATCAAGGACACTTTGAAGAACAAAAACGTCTGGCTCAtcagccttttcttcttcttcttcctcggcgcGACTCTCACTGCTAGTGGGTGGGTTGTCGAATACCTGGTCGAGGTTCGTAACGGCGACATCAATCAGATGGGTTTTGTACCAGCTGGTTTCAGTGGAGGATCGTTGCTTGGGAGACTGTTTCTTGTGGAACCTACCCATCGATTCGGGGTTCGCCCCATGATATTTGCTTTCACGATCCTCAGCATCGGATTGCAAGTTCTGTTCTGGCT GGTTCCCAACATTATCGCCGCTTCCATCGCCATCAGTCTGCTCGGCTTCTTCATGGGACCATACTTTGCTACA GGCATCTCTGTCGGCTCGAAACTGTTCAATCCTCGTATTCAATCAACAGCTTTGGCATTTGTCTTTGTTTTCGCGCAGCTCGGAGGCTGTTTATTCCCAATCATCACTGGTCTTGTCGCCGCCAGCGCTGGAGTGTCAGTTCTTCAGCCTGTTCTTTGCGCGCTTCTAGTTGCCACGAGTGTCTCTTGGTTGTTTGTCCCGATGCCGAAGCAAGGTGACAATCCGACACTGCACCGAGAGTAA
- a CDS encoding trichothecene synthesis TRI7-like protein has product MDHADEYSFVGAVSVWGVLLLTFAATLVFVPKDGTLLRVGATIALACLQCAFYTAVVDTSITPAQKSDICLLSWGFFMNSTEQILISQIHTADLLTKREKDGHDYVGTTMLLFRGTRMYFNLRRVGVRGEISMKRRKTITRARLLCAKGAEVLAMYLIMDAAMSAPPPENHLITREKQTLSKLSTPSLEDLGFRLFGTLGYWLVTYVCNRLNHACAAVVSLSIGLSQPEDWPHLNGSISACYTVRGFWGKFWHQLYRKTFTGLGDFVPDRLLCLRRGTLLSRYTRLFLTFLASGLMHHCIGHLYSFAADERFASEWFYVLQAVGIAFEDAVQAMTAHIHIPISIRRVVGYLWVLMFLSWSTPICSYPSMRVGDIGQMVPFSVVDHFVKS; this is encoded by the exons ATGGATCACGCTGACGAATACTCATTTGTTGGCGCAGTCAGCGTATGGGGCGTCCTTTTACTTACATTTGCTGCGACACTCGTGTTTGTGCCAAAAGATGGTACTCTCCTTCGTGTTGGAGCGACTATAGCGCTGGCCTGCCTCCAATGCGCCTTCTACACAGCGGTCGTGGATACGTCTATTACTCCCGCCCAGAAATCTGATATCTGTCTCCTTAGTTGGGGTTTCTTTATGAACAGCACGGAGCAAATCCTCATTTCGCAAATTCATACCGCAGATCTACTCacaaagagagaaaaggatggCCATGACTATGTCGGCACTACAATGCTTCTTTTTCGGGGCACACGCATGTATTTCAACCTGCGGCGCGTTGGGGTACGAGGCGAGATCTCAATGAAGCGCCGAAAGACAATAACACGAGCTCGTCTCCTGTGTGCCAAAGGAGCAGAGGTTCTCGCGATGTATTTGATTATGGATGCGGCAATGAGTGCACCGCCTCCAGAGAATCATCTGATCACGAGAGAGAAACAGACGCTTTCCAAGTTATCGACCCCATCACTAGAGGACCTAGGGTTTCGATTATTCGGCACACTCGGGTACTGGCTGGTAACATACGTCTGCAATCGACTTAATCATGCTTGCGCAGCTGTCGTATCTCTATCAATTGGCTTAAGCCAGCCAGAAGACTGGCCGCATCTCAATGGGTCAATAAGCGCCTGTTACACTGTTCGTGGTTTCTGGGG AAAGTTTTGGCATCAGCTCTATCGCAAGACATTCACTGGTTTGGGAGATTTTGTTCCGGATAGACTCCTTTGCCTCCGTCGTGGTACTCTGCTCTCGCGGTACACACGGCTTTTCCTTACTTTCTTAGCGTCTGGTCTGATGCATCACTGCATAGGTCATTTGTATTCATTTGCTGCCGATGAGAGGTTTGCCAGTGAATGGTTCTATGTTCTACAGGCCGTGGGGATTGCGTTCGAAGATGCCGTGCAGGCCATGACTGCTCATATTCATATTCCGATATCAATACGTCGGGTAGTAGGGTATCTATGGGTTCTGATGTTTTTATCGTGGTCGACACCAATATGTTCATATCCTTCTATGCGCGTAGGAGATATTGGGCAAATGGTTCCTTTCAGTGTGGTAGACCACTTTGTAAAGTCATAG
- a CDS encoding probable ATP dependent RNA helicase, translated as MLQSHDPRSSIICSQDDCILQDRGEVIFFASQNWVRQDLGQQTDGSLRPKRRSTINQDCFTTAIFALKSAGIKSVGTFDFLNPRREEVYLRGLEDLRAMNLIDENGTITPSGTAAFTLPIDLVWHNAFEEAIKLGCLSELIDIAALVSVKSICLIPPETLHAADVLHEQFMDPLSDHLSELNALRVGNLVSRNIPVAASLEEALELRQKLIQWCKEKLGVSEISFLTPHDKDYHVKIRKAIAKGFVHHAGIKDVSCHQRQYLTLENNPVFLFPRSALGTDWQWVVYHRIETFDYQYMDRCTVVEQDWLLENDYFYPINLPKDDNGKVRVEMLRILFDRMDRPYQP; from the exons ATGCTGCAGAGCCATGATCCACGGTCGTCTATCATCTGTTCTCAAGATGACTGCATACTGCAGGATCGTGGCGAGGTGATCTTTTTTGCCTCTCAAAACTGGGTGCGTCAAGATCTGGGTCAGCAGACGGATGGGAGTCTGAGACCAAAGAGACGTAGTACCATCAACCAAGACTGTTTCACAACGGCCATTTTTGCTTTAAAGAGTGCAGGGATTAAATCTGTCGGTACTTTCGACTTCCTCAATCCTCGGCGTGAGGAAGTCTACCTCCGTGGGCTCGAGGACCTCAGAGCCAT GAATCTTATCGATGAAAACGGAACCATCACTCCATCTGGCACAGCCGCCTTCACGCTTCCCATCGATCTCGTCTGGCACAACGCATTCGAGGAGGCCATCAAGCTTGGCTGCCTATCTGAACTCATCGACATCGCTGCTCTCGTGAGCGTAAAGAGCATCTGCCTGATACCACCCGAGACACTACATGCAGCCGACGTGTTACACGAACAATTCATGGACCCCTTGTCGGATCATTTGTCAGAGCTCAACGCTCT AAGAGTTGGCAATCTGGTGTCACGAAACATTCCTGTTGCGGCGTCACTAGAAGAGGCCTTGGAGCTGCGACAGAAGTTGATCCAATGGTGCAAAGAAAAACTTGGCGTCTCTGAAATCTCATTTTTAACCCCGCATGACAAAGACTACCACGTCAAGATCCGCAAAGCCATCGCCAAAGGTTTCGTTCACCACGCTGGGATCAAAGATGTTTCTTGCCATCAACGTCAGTACCTCACGCTGGAGAACAATCCcgtctttctttttccccGCAGCGCTCTTGGGACAGATTGGCAGTGGGTTGTGTATCACAGGATTGAGACTTTTGACTACCAGTACATGGATCGATGTACTGTTGTAGAACAGGATTGGCTTTTG GAAAACGATTATTTCTATCCCATCAACTTGCCCAAAGATGACAATGGGAAGGTTCGAGTAGAGATGCTCCGAATTCTCTTCGACAGGATGGACCGACCATACCAACCATGA